The proteins below are encoded in one region of Defluviitalea raffinosedens:
- the groES gene encoding co-chaperone GroES, with translation MKLKPLGDRVVIKQLEAEEKTKSGIVLPNQAKEKPQEAEVVAVGPGGVVDGKEVKMEVKVGDRVIYSKYAGTEVKIDDEEYIVLRQSDILAIVEQ, from the coding sequence ATGAAACTCAAACCATTAGGTGACAGAGTGGTTATTAAGCAATTAGAAGCTGAAGAAAAGACAAAATCTGGTATCGTTCTTCCCAATCAGGCAAAAGAAAAACCTCAAGAAGCTGAAGTTGTGGCTGTAGGACCTGGCGGAGTAGTAGACGGAAAAGAAGTTAAAATGGAAGTAAAAGTTGGCGATAGAGTAATTTACTCAAAATATGCCGGAACAGAAGTAAAAATTGATGATGAAGAATATATCGTTTTAAGACAAAGTGATATTTTAGCGATTGTAGAACAATAA
- a CDS encoding DUF554 domain-containing protein, translating to MLGTTVNALAIFCGALVGMFLKNGLKEDYKQIVFHGVSLAVLFIGASGAIGNMIQPSSHPILFIISLILGGLIGQWWNIELRLENLGDYLQSKMQKGDKGDNISQGFVSASLLFCVGTMAIMGALESGLQGVHKTLFAKSVLDGVTSILLSSTLGIGVALAGVSVFIYQGAITLLAQWIEPYMTADMIREISTVGGILIFAIGLNMLEIKKIKVGNLLPAIFIPILYYLPFVQELFLKLKSLLNIIL from the coding sequence ATGCTGGGAACGACTGTAAACGCTTTGGCAATTTTTTGTGGGGCGTTAGTGGGGATGTTTTTAAAAAACGGCTTGAAAGAAGACTACAAACAGATCGTATTCCATGGAGTTTCTTTAGCCGTACTATTTATTGGAGCGTCAGGTGCTATCGGAAATATGATTCAGCCTTCAAGTCACCCCATACTGTTTATTATCAGTCTTATTCTTGGAGGACTCATTGGTCAGTGGTGGAATATTGAATTGAGACTGGAGAATTTAGGGGACTATCTTCAGAGTAAAATGCAAAAGGGGGATAAAGGCGACAACATATCCCAGGGATTCGTTTCTGCCAGTTTGCTTTTTTGTGTAGGGACTATGGCCATTATGGGGGCTTTGGAGAGCGGTCTCCAGGGAGTACATAAAACTTTGTTTGCAAAATCCGTATTGGATGGTGTTACTTCTATTTTATTATCTTCAACCTTAGGTATAGGGGTCGCCCTGGCTGGAGTTTCGGTATTTATTTATCAGGGGGCAATTACTTTACTGGCTCAGTGGATTGAACCCTATATGACTGCTGATATGATCAGAGAGATTTCAACCGTTGGCGGTATTTTAATTTTTGCTATAGGACTCAATATGCTGGAGATTAAGAAAATAAAAGTCGGTAATCTGCTTCCGGCAATTTTTATTCCGATTTTGTATTATCTTCCTTTCGTTCAAGAATTATTCTTAAAATTAAAAAGTCTATTGAATATTATTCTGTGA